From Haloplanus sp. XH21:
GACCGTGATTGATATTCTGCTCGTAATAGTCGTCGAGCTCCTCCTTGATTGCGAGCCCGTGTGGTTCCTCAAGTCCGGCGGTTACGTACAAGATGTCTCGCTGGAACCCAGTCAGATCGTGCATCTGTCTGTTTCCTGCTTTTGAGGGGTGGCATATGTTCTCTCTGGTTCCCCGTCCCGGGGCGATTTCGGTATGACTGGGCCGGAATCTCGCGTGAAAACTTCGAACCTTTATATAGTAGACAGAAGAAATTCGCGATGGAATGTCTGACCTAATCGTCAAAGCAGCTGTGAAGGACGCACTCTCGGACCACAACGTCTCGGCAGATTTCTACGACGCCCTCAACGAAGAGGTCGGCGAACTGCTCGACGACGC
This genomic window contains:
- a CDS encoding DUF1931 domain-containing protein, coding for MSDLIVKAAVKDALSDHNVSADFYDALNEEVGELLDDAAERAEANDRKTVQPRDL